A portion of the candidate division WOR-3 bacterium genome contains these proteins:
- a CDS encoding glycosyltransferase family 4 protein has translation MEKKHYILITTEYPPFKGGISRCLSSIYGTFPSDSLTVIAPYFKGSEVFDFNQNYKIKRLNKFFYFLPKKLSLFLFIFSLTFSLFLEVLKNKEKKIVIHSGHVLSGITAFILKKILKVPYIQWTHAIEVMDKRRFWLIKNILNFANYVITISKFSEDYLKRFVSEEKIKKIRHPLPEIRYPSREIVEKVSREVSGKKVILTVARLEKFNRYKGVDLTIRSFKKVKEEIPESVYIVIGVGGLKSYYEEMAKSLGLGESVIFKGEISDDELYAWYSICDLFVMPSRVEKKSKGILGEGFGLVFLEAGFFGKPVIGGEGGCKDAIINGVTGFLVNPRDEDELAEKIIYLLRNPSVAKKMGEEGKRWAESVNRKDLGLYLRELL, from the coding sequence ATGGAAAAAAAACACTATATATTGATAACAACTGAATATCCACCTTTCAAAGGAGGAATTTCGAGGTGTCTTTCTTCAATATATGGGACATTTCCTTCAGACTCACTTACTGTAATTGCCCCTTATTTTAAAGGTTCAGAAGTATTTGATTTTAATCAAAATTATAAAATTAAAAGGTTGAATAAATTTTTTTATTTTTTACCAAAAAAATTAAGTCTTTTTTTATTTATTTTTTCTTTAACCTTTTCTCTTTTTTTAGAAGTTTTAAAAAATAAAGAGAAAAAAATAGTTATACATTCAGGGCATGTTTTAAGTGGTATTACTGCATTTATTTTAAAAAAAATTTTAAAAGTTCCATACATACAATGGACACATGCAATTGAAGTTATGGATAAAAGAAGATTCTGGTTAATAAAGAATATTTTGAATTTTGCAAATTATGTTATAACAATAAGCAAATTTTCAGAAGATTATTTAAAGAGATTTGTTTCTGAAGAAAAGATAAAAAAAATCAGGCATCCATTACCCGAGATTAGGTATCCCTCAAGAGAAATTGTTGAAAAAGTTTCGAGGGAAGTTAGCGGGAAAAAGGTTATTTTAACTGTTGCAAGGTTAGAAAAGTTTAACAGGTATAAGGGTGTAGATCTAACAATAAGAAGTTTTAAAAAAGTTAAGGAAGAAATTCCAGAATCTGTTTATATAGTAATTGGTGTTGGGGGTTTAAAAAGTTATTATGAAGAGATGGCTAAATCTTTAGGCTTGGGAGAAAGTGTTATTTTTAAAGGAGAAATTTCTGATGATGAGCTTTATGCATGGTATTCAATATGTGATTTATTTGTAATGCCTTCAAGGGTTGAAAAAAAATCTAAGGGTATTTTGGGTGAGGGTTTTGGACTTGTTTTTTTAGAGGCTGGTTTTTTTGGTAAACCTGTTATAGGAGGGGAGGGTGGATGTAAGGATGCAATAATTAATGGAGTTACAGGTTTTTTAGTTAACCCAAGAGATGAAGATGAGCTTGCAGAGAAAATTATTTATTTACTCAGAAATCCTTCTGTTGCAAAGAAGATGGGAGAAGAGGGAAAAAGATGGGCAGAGAGTGTAAATAGAAAAGATCTCGGTTTATATTTAAGAGAACTTCTCTAA
- the cysS gene encoding cysteine--tRNA ligase: MKIFNTISKKIEDFIPLEEGKVKFYFCGMTVQDSPHLGHLRAFLCADILVRFLEYKGYKVKFVLNITDIDDKIIQKAIKEGKDFREIAERYESEFFEVSEKMNLRKADIYPRATQHITEISEIIKKLLNKNLAYESEGNIWYDVSEFDEYGKLSGKPLEELEKGARVEPDPTKKDPLDFSLWKKKKENEPFFYSPFGEGRPGWHIECSAMSMKHLGETIDIHGGGEDLIFPHHENEIAQSKGATGKEFAKYWFHTGLLRMKGEKMSKSTGLFFRALDALKSYHPDVLRYFLLKAHYRSPLEYDENSLEEAKKSWDKIKDIIFKGENKELEGFSPPIREYLKKFESALEEDLNTPKVFAILHELKNLANKLYEDGKEEFFEVKNLMIFILKILGFKLDEEKINSSLLNNLLSTIIEIRQLLREEKIFHLSDKIREKLKNFGIELLDTKKGTEYKILK; the protein is encoded by the coding sequence ATGAAAATTTTCAATACTATAAGTAAAAAAATTGAAGATTTTATTCCCTTGGAGGAGGGGAAAGTTAAATTTTATTTCTGTGGAATGACTGTTCAGGATTCACCACACCTTGGCCATTTGAGAGCATTTCTATGTGCTGATATTCTTGTAAGGTTCTTAGAATACAAAGGTTATAAAGTTAAATTTGTTTTAAATATTACAGATATTGATGATAAGATTATTCAGAAGGCAATTAAAGAGGGAAAAGATTTTAGGGAAATAGCAGAAAGATATGAAAGTGAATTTTTTGAAGTAAGTGAAAAGATGAATTTAAGAAAAGCTGATATTTACCCAAGAGCAACTCAACATATAACTGAAATTTCCGAAATTATAAAAAAATTGCTGAATAAGAATCTTGCCTACGAATCTGAGGGAAATATATGGTATGATGTTTCAGAATTTGATGAATATGGAAAATTGTCGGGTAAACCCTTAGAGGAACTTGAAAAAGGAGCGAGGGTTGAACCAGACCCAACAAAGAAAGATCCCCTTGATTTTTCTTTATGGAAAAAGAAAAAAGAAAATGAACCTTTTTTTTATTCACCCTTTGGAGAAGGTAGACCCGGATGGCATATAGAGTGTTCTGCAATGAGTATGAAACACCTTGGTGAAACAATTGATATTCATGGAGGAGGTGAAGATTTAATATTTCCACATCATGAAAATGAAATTGCTCAAAGTAAAGGAGCAACCGGTAAGGAATTTGCAAAATACTGGTTTCACACAGGACTATTAAGAATGAAAGGTGAAAAAATGAGTAAATCAACTGGACTTTTTTTCAGGGCACTTGATGCACTTAAAAGTTATCACCCTGATGTTTTGAGATATTTTTTATTAAAAGCTCACTACAGATCACCACTTGAATATGATGAAAATTCCCTTGAAGAAGCAAAGAAATCATGGGATAAAATAAAAGATATTATTTTTAAAGGGGAAAATAAAGAATTAGAGGGGTTTTCACCTCCAATTAGGGAATATTTAAAAAAATTTGAATCAGCACTTGAAGAGGATTTAAATACACCTAAAGTTTTTGCAATTTTACATGAGTTAAAAAATTTAGCTAATAAACTCTATGAGGATGGTAAAGAAGAATTTTTCGAAGTAAAAAATTTAATGATTTTTATACTTAAAATTTTAGGTTTTAAACTGGATGAGGAAAAAATTAATTCTTCTCTTTTAAATAACCTTCTTTCAACAATAATTGAAATAAGACAACTGCTAAGGGAGGAAAAAATTTTTCATTTAAGTGATAAAATCAGAGAAAAATTAAAAAATTTTGGAATAGAACTTTTAGATACAAAAAAGGGAACAGAATATAAAATTTTAAAATAA